ttttgttatGTGTATTTCAGTGGGAGAGAAGTCATCTGCAGGCATTGTTGAAGCAGCTTGAAGTGCAGCAGGTCCATGTCCAGCTGGAAGAGGTTCAAGGTCTGCTGAAGGTCATGACGGCAGAGGCAGATGACCAGATGATGAGCGCAGAACTGGAAAATGTCCTGCGTATTATCCCAAATCACAGCTGCACTGTGGACACGCAACAGTATTTGACTTACCAGATCGAGCAGCTCAGAGGGGAGAATCAGCAACTGAAGGTGGGGAAATTTAGGGAAGAATCTTTGAGTAGAACTTAAAGACTATGACAGCTAATTCACAATATAGGATACCTTAGCTGTTAGGTAGTTTCTGTTCAAATTTTAAACCGATTATAGATTAAATAACCCCTGGCATGGGCATTGTTGATGCTCAATGGTTGGAACGGGAAGCGCTATGAAGatatattacacaaatatttcctttGATCCAAGCTGAGTGTTTTATATTGCACTTCTTCTCATAAGTACTTCTTGCATGTCATCCGTACTGTATAATGGTTGGTTTCACAGGCTGCATTGAGACAGGCAGAGCTCAGACTCAGCATAATGGAAAGAGAGAGGGCCTGTCAGCACGCTGTGCTCTCAGAAAAGATCTGCAGCGTTGATCAGCTTTCTTTAGAGAAACAGCAGATGACCGCTGAGCTGGGAGTGCGGCGTATGCAGCTTACCCAGCTGAAAGGTACAAACATAGATTCATCGAAATCCCAAACCACAGACCTGATATAAACTGACTTTAAAGTGTATGTTGAACAAGTACAGTCTCCCTAAAAACTTGAACATGTAATTCTtgcagttacactttattttaaagtgtccttgttacagtgtaattatgcatttaagtactgagtaatattaattaactacatgtacttaatatatggttagggttaggattagggttactattataatagtaagttcatgtaacatgtaacactttaaagtaaaaaagtgtTATCATTCTTGCTTTTATTGGATTGTTATTGTATACATTATTTGGCAGAAACAAAAACTCAAAGCAAATGTCATCTGGGTCAGTGATATATAACATCCATAGTATccacaattaaaaatatgtatattttaagaagagtctaaattaaaaaaaaaaaaaaaatcaaataaaaagtaataacatattCCTTTTACCTTGAATAAatgagtgaataaaaaaaaaatatttacaggtttttgcagtaattttcatttttatttttatttttaacttttttaacaaaaaatgtcaacattcataataagaaATTGACTTAAGCAATAAATCAACAATCAtatgaatgatttttgaaggatcatgtgacactgaagactggagtaatggctactgaaaattcagctttgccgtcacagaaatgaatgatattttaaaatatattgaagtagtaaacagtaattttaaaatgtaataatattttgcatatgttttactgtattttaaatatttagaaaaatgatgCAACCTTTGTGATCAGAAGAGACTTctcttaaatacataaaaaaaaatcttactgacctcaaacccTTCTGAACAACAGTGAATATTGTCtaagaaataataacaaaaaaattatcccAAACTGCTTAATAATGTTTTCTCTTCAataatttcattcttttaatgaggcttttttctttcagtatcaccctgacttttttttttttttactttgtcccCCAAAAACTCATCAGAGGGACAGAAAGCTTTGAAAGAGCTGCTTGGCAGTGAGACCTGTGAGCTGGAACGAGAAAACCTGAAACTCAAGTCCCAGCTGAGGACTGTACGGGCTGAGCTGGACCAGGCCAACAGTTCCTTGAGAACACTGGAAGGAGCTGATGGGCACGGTACTGTACAAACACGCACAGAAATgccttattttaaatgaaaaattatcaattattttaGCTAAGCACTCAGATTCGCCCTCGGTAACCTCTGGCTGGCCCCTGAGATCAAATCTTTGAGAAAAAAATCTCAGGAAAGTCCTAATTACACTCAAATATAAATACTGACATCCGTACCCATTCATAGCACTGCTGATATTTAAAGTGAGGATGTTTTTACACCGTCTACAGTGTTACCCCAGGAAAAACCAGAACTAGGCcaagtgtatttaaaataaagggCGGAAGACCACACCCTGCGTGACTGGATTCATTTACATTCTTTACAGAGAGCCAGTGTGTGGCCATCGTTTTGTTGTTCTGCATTCTGGATAATGGCAGGAAGACAGCATACTGAGATTATAGATCTTGTCCATGCCCTCCTGCTGTTATTCCACTATGTTCTTTTCCATCACTTAATCCGTATAAAGTATAGCATTTGAACATTTATACAATGTTCTCAGCTGTTTGTCATCAGTGTATTGAGACATTGTTAAAGAACACTTGTTCTCACTGTGTGCTCTGGTCGTGAGCAGTTACATAATGTAGCTATGATTTCTTAGGTCTGACCTCTGTAACCCTCCATTGTTTCATTTCGTCCTGTTCAATTGTGAGAGGGACTGAATGGGAAAATGGTCTCATATGACGTAAGTTTCAGTTCATTGGTTCACTGGAcaaagtgttttttgaaaagcAGACAATGCATTAACAGTATAGTTCAAGTTATTCTCTTGTGAACATGTGTTGCAGCTAACATAACAACCTGAGTTCATTCAGTTTGAATGTCAAGCATTTCACAGATAGGGCGACACCTCTCTCAACATAATATTCCTTTttctgaataattattattattgaataattattttccaGAGAGTTTTATTCATGGTATTTACCACGGTTGAACTGATTGGAGagtgttttatatgtatttcagGTCTAAAGATTGCTCTGGGAATGCAGAAACAGATCACTGCTAAAAGGGAGCAGACGGATTTCATGCAAAGCCGAATTCAGCTGCTGGAGGAGAACATAGAGAAGCTCAAGATGGTGGGGTGTATCACTAACAACAGCTTTCCGTTTCCCACAATGCCTCCTTTTTACTAATTAATGTGTGTGATCGGTGCTGGGTGAAATACACAAGTCAAGCACTTGATACACCCTAATAAAATATAACTCCAGTAAAAGTAGTCATTTTACACATAATTTTTAATGTACTTAGATATTAAAAGAAAAGGGTATCAATGGACCATGTTTATTTATTCTAACCAGCTATACCATACATTTACCATACATTTTTAAAcgccattaaaatattaaacttataaaatgtacaaacaaattaaattatataaatgaaatggtctaagtattttaaaaaattactgtaCATTTCGCAAATGACTCGTTCAGTGTATTCAACTAGCTCATTGAAAAGAAACAGCATGTTCACAAATCTGACATCACTCTTGTGTCTCAGAGGAGGTGGCAAGGAAtgatatgtttttatgaaatgtggagtaaaaatacaatattatgcttttggaatgtagtgaagtaagtataaatgtttcacaaaataaaaattctctgaACAAGTACTTATACTTGAAAAAAGTACagtaatgaaaaatacttctttactgtccaccactgtattcagtgttaaaaaaagGTGGTGTCC
The sequence above is drawn from the Cyprinus carpio isolate SPL01 chromosome B5, ASM1834038v1, whole genome shotgun sequence genome and encodes:
- the LOC109074550 gene encoding coiled-coil domain-containing protein 158 isoform X3, whose product is MSWSQRNNKWERSHLQALLKQLEVQQVHVQLEEVQGLLKVMTAEADDQMMSAELENVLRIIPNHSCTVDTQQYLTYQIEQLRGENQQLKAALRQAELRLSIMERERACQHAVLSEKICSVDQLSLEKQQMTAELGVRRMQLTQLKEGQKALKELLGSETCELERENLKLKSQLRTVRAELDQANSSLRTLEGADGHGLKIALGMQKQITAKREQTDFMQSRIQLLEENIEKLKMEKHRQALPVMTQTQELLSERDSRRRLESEVEALCSQERELKDKAEKLKAALYKMSDSFAECQEFIQKQEQELMRLKLQHALDIKELQSQNLRNVSRSPVSSRPLQTHLPLAQLNVNGLMEMRVSDPIVELKSFVRELRGGIAEEQGPHTTLSFRRRPKEDHKSRQPIETRGAKSTTRSTGRITSYR